In Streptomyces sp. DG2A-72, one genomic interval encodes:
- a CDS encoding nicotinate phosphoribosyltransferase: protein MNTADLGLPVDVPSTALFTDQYELTMLQAALRAGTAERRSVFEVFTRRLPDGRRYGVVAGTGRVLDAVENFRFDADVLGFLRERGIVDEETLTWLAGYRFSGDIWGYPEGEVYFPGSPIMRVEGSFAECVLLETVILSILNHDSAVAAAASRMSAAAGDRPLIEMGARRTHELSAVAAARAAYVGGFATTSDLAAGFRYGIPTVGTSAHAFTLLHDRERDAFQAQVNSLGRNTTLLVDTYDVAEAVRTAVEVAGPELGAVRIDSGDLLLVAHRVRQQLDELGASATKIVVTSDLDEYAIASLAAAPVDAYGVGTQLVTGSGHPTCSMVYKLVARAESADPKEPLVPVAKKSTGGKTSIGGRKWAARRLDEDGVAEAEVVGTGPVPGELADRQLLVELVKGGDVVAREPLDVPRDRHIAARANLPLSATQLSRGEPVIPTEYVHGRSGS from the coding sequence GCGCTGAGGGCGGGCACCGCCGAGCGGCGGAGCGTGTTCGAGGTCTTCACCCGGCGGCTGCCCGACGGGCGGCGCTACGGCGTCGTCGCGGGCACCGGACGGGTGCTGGACGCCGTGGAGAACTTCCGTTTCGACGCGGACGTCCTCGGCTTTCTGCGCGAGCGCGGCATCGTCGACGAGGAGACCCTGACGTGGCTCGCCGGCTACCGCTTCAGCGGTGACATCTGGGGCTACCCCGAGGGCGAGGTGTACTTCCCGGGCTCGCCGATCATGCGGGTCGAGGGCTCCTTCGCCGAGTGCGTACTGCTGGAGACCGTGATCCTGTCCATCCTCAACCACGACTCCGCGGTGGCCGCGGCGGCGTCCCGGATGTCGGCGGCGGCCGGAGACCGGCCCCTGATCGAGATGGGCGCCCGCCGCACCCACGAGCTGTCGGCCGTCGCCGCCGCCCGCGCCGCGTACGTCGGCGGCTTCGCGACCACCTCGGACCTGGCCGCCGGCTTCCGCTACGGCATCCCGACCGTCGGCACGTCCGCGCACGCCTTCACCCTGCTCCACGACCGCGAGCGGGACGCCTTCCAGGCCCAGGTGAACTCGCTGGGCCGGAACACGACGCTGCTGGTGGACACGTACGACGTCGCCGAAGCCGTCCGTACGGCGGTGGAGGTCGCCGGGCCCGAGCTGGGTGCCGTGCGGATCGACTCCGGGGACCTGCTGCTGGTCGCGCACCGGGTGCGGCAGCAGCTGGACGAGCTGGGCGCGAGCGCCACGAAGATCGTCGTCACCTCGGACCTGGACGAGTACGCGATCGCCTCGCTGGCGGCGGCGCCGGTGGACGCGTACGGCGTGGGCACCCAGCTGGTGACGGGATCCGGCCATCCCACGTGCTCGATGGTCTACAAACTGGTCGCCCGCGCCGAGTCCGCCGACCCGAAGGAACCGCTGGTCCCGGTCGCGAAGAAGTCCACCGGCGGTAAAACGTCCATCGGCGGCCGCAAGTGGGCCGCTCGACGGCTGGACGAGGACGGGGTCGCCGAGGCCGAGGTCGTCGGCACCGGACCGGTCCCCGGCGAGCTGGCCGACCGGCAACTGCTCGTGGAGCTGGTCAAGGGCGGTGACGTGGTCGCACGTGAACCGCTGGACGTTCCGCGCGACCGGCACATAGCCGCCCGCGCGAATCTGCCGCTGTCCGCTACGCAGCTGTCCCGGGGGGAACCCGTGATTCCGACCGAGTACGTCCACGGGCGCTCGGGTAGCTAA
- a CDS encoding nicotinamidase, producing MRRALIVVDVQNDFCEGGSLAVAGGADVAAAITELIGQAPAGYRHVVATRDHHIAPGGHFASNPDYVHSWPAHCVAGTEGVGFHPNFAPAVASGAVDAVFDKGAYSAAYSGFEGADENGVPLADWLRAREVTEVDVVGIATDHCVRATALDAAREGFRTQVLLDLTAGVAEETTERALEEMREAGVELSGKPVV from the coding sequence ATGCGCCGCGCCTTGATCGTCGTAGACGTGCAGAACGATTTCTGCGAGGGGGGCAGCCTCGCGGTGGCCGGGGGTGCCGATGTGGCCGCCGCCATCACCGAGCTGATCGGGCAGGCGCCCGCCGGCTACCGGCATGTGGTGGCCACGCGCGACCACCACATCGCGCCCGGCGGACACTTCGCCAGCAACCCCGACTACGTCCACTCCTGGCCGGCGCACTGTGTCGCCGGCACCGAGGGCGTGGGCTTCCACCCCAACTTCGCGCCCGCCGTCGCCTCGGGCGCCGTCGACGCCGTGTTCGACAAGGGGGCGTACTCGGCGGCGTACAGCGGCTTCGAGGGCGCCGACGAGAACGGCGTCCCGCTGGCCGACTGGCTGCGCGCCCGCGAGGTCACCGAGGTGGACGTGGTCGGGATCGCGACCGACCACTGCGTGCGCGCCACCGCGCTGGATGCGGCGCGTGAGGGGTTCCGTACACAGGTGCTGCTGGACCTGACCGCCGGGGTGGCCGAGGAGACCACCGAGCGGGCACTGGAGGAGATGCGGGAGGCGGGGGTCGAACTTTCGGGCAAGCCGGTCGTCTAG